In one Polynucleobacter sp. JS-JIR-5-A7 genomic region, the following are encoded:
- a CDS encoding ABC transporter ATP-binding protein/permease, protein MRHSSGHHHGSADSKPSQGSDWKVIRDLIPYLLEYKFRVAIALACLVAAKVTNLGIPILLKRLIDDLNLRADSPQVLLVVPVGLILAYGLLRMAASLFAELREFLFARVTQNAVRKVALQVFEHLHALALSFHLARQTGGVSRDIERGTRGIQSLISYSLYSILPTLVEFILVLGYLAYSYDFWFAAITLCALVFYIVFTVVVTEWRTHFRKTMNDMDSKANQKAIDSLLNFETVKYFGNEAFEASRYDKNLVRYQAAAIKSQKSLAVLNFGQQTIIAISLVLILWRATLGVVEGTMTLGDLVLVNTLMIQLYIPLNFLGVIYREIKQSLTDMERMFSLLNTDKEIADSPNAHPLRIDHRGHGPDVRFENVSFHYDAKREILRDVSFNIPAGTITAVVGQSGAGKSTLARLLFRFYDVQSGKILIDGQNLQDVTQASLRKAIGIVPQDTVLFNDTIGYNIAYGDPSATIDEVHEAARAAQIDGFIKRLPEGYETQVGERGLKLSGGEKQRVAIARTLLKKPAMLIFDEATSALDSKTERAFQEELLGLAKNRTTLIIAHRLSTIIHADQILVMDHGQIVERGTHPELLAANGRYAEMWQMQERAALD, encoded by the coding sequence ATGAGACATTCATCGGGACACCATCACGGTAGCGCAGATTCCAAGCCCTCACAGGGAAGTGACTGGAAGGTTATTCGCGATTTAATTCCCTATCTACTGGAATATAAATTTAGAGTTGCGATTGCTCTGGCTTGCTTAGTGGCTGCTAAGGTTACTAATCTAGGCATCCCTATTTTGCTGAAGCGTTTAATTGATGATTTAAACCTCAGGGCGGACTCTCCACAAGTCTTACTTGTAGTTCCAGTGGGGCTCATTCTGGCTTACGGGCTCCTCCGAATGGCTGCCTCCTTGTTTGCTGAGTTGCGTGAGTTTCTCTTCGCTAGGGTGACCCAAAATGCTGTCCGCAAAGTGGCTCTCCAGGTCTTTGAGCATTTACACGCTTTGGCGCTGAGCTTTCATCTGGCTCGTCAAACTGGAGGAGTCAGTCGGGATATTGAACGTGGTACTCGAGGTATTCAGTCGCTAATCTCTTATTCCCTCTATAGCATCCTACCAACGCTTGTTGAGTTCATTTTGGTGTTGGGCTATTTGGCGTACTCATATGATTTTTGGTTTGCAGCAATTACCTTATGCGCTTTGGTTTTCTATATCGTATTTACTGTAGTAGTCACTGAGTGGCGTACCCATTTTCGCAAGACTATGAATGACATGGATTCAAAGGCGAATCAGAAAGCCATTGATTCTTTATTAAATTTTGAGACGGTAAAGTATTTTGGTAATGAGGCTTTTGAAGCTAGTCGTTACGACAAAAATTTAGTGCGCTACCAGGCCGCTGCTATTAAGTCGCAAAAATCTTTAGCAGTTCTCAACTTTGGACAGCAAACAATCATTGCCATTAGCTTAGTCTTAATTTTGTGGCGCGCTACACTCGGTGTAGTAGAAGGCACCATGACTCTTGGCGACCTTGTATTAGTAAACACTTTAATGATCCAGTTGTATATTCCACTCAATTTCTTGGGTGTGATTTATCGCGAGATCAAACAGTCTCTAACGGACATGGAGCGAATGTTTTCATTGCTCAATACCGATAAAGAGATTGCTGATTCACCGAATGCACATCCATTACGAATCGATCATCGTGGTCACGGGCCAGACGTCCGTTTTGAGAATGTATCTTTTCATTACGATGCTAAGCGTGAAATTTTGCGTGATGTCAGCTTCAACATTCCCGCCGGTACTATTACTGCGGTTGTGGGTCAAAGTGGTGCAGGCAAGAGTACCTTAGCTAGATTGCTCTTTCGATTCTATGATGTGCAGTCTGGAAAAATCTTGATTGATGGTCAAAATCTTCAAGATGTGACGCAGGCAAGTTTACGTAAGGCCATTGGCATCGTTCCCCAAGATACGGTTTTGTTCAATGACACCATTGGTTACAACATTGCCTATGGTGATCCTTCAGCAACAATTGATGAAGTTCATGAGGCTGCAAGGGCAGCGCAAATCGATGGCTTTATTAAACGTTTGCCTGAGGGTTATGAGACCCAAGTGGGCGAGCGGGGCTTGAAGTTATCAGGTGGCGAAAAGCAGCGTGTGGCAATTGCCAGAACTTTACTTAAAAAACCCGCAATGTTGATTTTTGATGAGGCTACTTCAGCTTTAGACTCTAAAACGGAGAGGGCTTTTCAGGAAGAATTACTCGGTTTAGCCAAAAATCGAACAACTCTGATCATTGCACATCGACTTTCAACCATTATTCATGCCGATCAAATCTTGGTGATGGATCATGGTCAGATTGTGGAGCGTGGCACTCATCCTGAGTTACTGGCTGCTAATGGGAGGTATGCCGAGATGTGGCAAATGCAGGAACGAGCGGCACTTGATTAG
- the nudB gene encoding dihydroneopterin triphosphate diphosphatase, producing MKIPISVLVVIYKSNRDVLLIERADRVGFWQSVTGSLDRSDEDLAQAATREVFEETGIAVDHLPADALRNLHHQIEYEIYPEWRFRYAPGVTRNTEHWFALQVPENTSIQLSPREHVAYEWLPFAEAAQKCFSPSNGEAILKLFSAN from the coding sequence TTGAAAATCCCTATCTCGGTTTTAGTCGTTATCTACAAATCGAATAGGGATGTTTTATTGATAGAGCGCGCTGATCGTGTAGGCTTTTGGCAATCGGTTACTGGTAGCTTGGATAGGTCAGATGAAGATTTAGCTCAAGCGGCTACCCGTGAGGTTTTCGAAGAAACGGGGATTGCCGTTGACCACCTGCCAGCAGATGCGCTGCGCAATTTGCATCACCAGATCGAATATGAGATCTATCCAGAGTGGCGCTTTCGATATGCGCCTGGTGTCACTAGAAATACTGAACATTGGTTTGCGCTGCAGGTTCCAGAAAATACTTCCATTCAGCTTTCCCCAAGAGAGCATGTTGCTTATGAGTGGTTGCCATTTGCAGAGGCAGCTCAGAAATGTTTTTCTCCTAGCAATGGTGAAGCGATTCTGAAATTGTTTTCAGCGAACTGA
- the aspS gene encoding aspartate--tRNA ligase, which translates to MSMRSHTCGQVTDSLIGQEVTLSGWVNRRRDHGGVIFIDLRDREGFVQVVCDPDRPEMFALAEQVRNEFCIQIKGLVRARPAGTENTDLVSGKVEILCHNLVIVNASITPPFQIDDENLSETTRLTHRVLDLRRPQMQKNLRLRYNVAMECRRYLDEAGFIDIETPMLTKSTPEGARDYLVPSRVHDGQFFALPQSPQLFKQLLMVAGFDRYYQITKCFRDEDLRADRQPEFTQIDCETAFLSEIEIRDLFENMIRHIFKKTMNVELPNPFPTMPYSEGMARFGSDKPDLRVNFEFTELTDLMKDVDFKVFSGAANQEGGRVVGLCVPDGAEISRSEIDDYTQFVSIYGAKGLAWIKVNSIAEGRNGLQSPIVKNLHDAAIEGILKRTGAKDGDIIFFGADKEKVVNDAIGNLRLRIGHSAWGKEHGLFTEAWKPLWVVDFPMFDYDEGEARWVACHHPFTSPKDEHMKYLESDPGKCLAKAYDMVLNGSEIGGGSVRIHQEAVQSQVFRALKIGAEEAQAKFGFLLDALQYGAPPHGGIAFGLDRIVTMMTGAESIRDVIAFPKTQRAQCLLTQAPSPVDERQLRELHIRLRQAAPAV; encoded by the coding sequence ATGTCAATGCGTAGCCATACTTGCGGCCAAGTAACCGATTCACTGATTGGTCAAGAGGTCACACTCTCAGGCTGGGTTAACCGCCGTCGTGACCACGGAGGCGTCATCTTTATTGACTTGCGTGATCGCGAAGGTTTTGTGCAGGTAGTTTGTGATCCAGATCGTCCGGAGATGTTTGCCCTTGCTGAGCAAGTGCGCAATGAGTTCTGTATTCAGATTAAAGGTTTAGTTCGCGCACGCCCTGCTGGCACAGAGAATACAGATTTGGTTAGCGGTAAAGTAGAAATTCTCTGTCACAACCTGGTTATTGTGAATGCTTCTATTACTCCGCCGTTCCAGATTGATGATGAGAATTTATCCGAGACCACTCGTTTGACTCATCGTGTATTGGATTTGCGTCGTCCGCAAATGCAAAAGAATCTACGCTTGCGTTATAACGTTGCAATGGAGTGCCGCCGCTATTTAGACGAAGCGGGCTTTATTGATATTGAAACACCGATGCTCACCAAGAGTACGCCTGAAGGTGCGCGCGACTATTTGGTTCCATCCCGTGTGCATGATGGCCAGTTCTTTGCTTTGCCACAGTCTCCCCAGTTGTTTAAGCAGCTATTGATGGTGGCTGGTTTTGATCGTTACTATCAAATTACCAAGTGTTTCCGGGACGAAGATTTACGTGCAGACCGTCAACCAGAATTTACCCAAATCGACTGTGAAACGGCTTTCTTGAGCGAGATTGAGATTCGCGATCTCTTTGAAAACATGATTCGTCATATTTTTAAGAAAACCATGAATGTGGAATTGCCTAATCCATTTCCAACCATGCCTTACTCAGAGGGTATGGCGCGTTTTGGTTCCGATAAGCCAGATTTGCGTGTCAACTTTGAATTCACTGAATTGACAGATTTGATGAAAGACGTTGATTTCAAGGTCTTCTCAGGTGCAGCTAATCAAGAAGGTGGCCGAGTAGTGGGCTTATGTGTACCAGATGGCGCCGAGATCAGTCGTAGTGAAATTGATGACTACACCCAGTTTGTCAGTATCTATGGCGCCAAAGGTTTGGCATGGATCAAAGTGAATTCTATCGCTGAAGGCCGCAATGGTTTGCAATCACCGATTGTGAAAAACTTGCATGATGCTGCGATCGAAGGCATCTTGAAACGGACTGGTGCTAAAGACGGCGACATCATTTTCTTTGGTGCTGATAAAGAAAAAGTGGTGAATGATGCCATCGGCAACCTGCGCTTGCGTATTGGCCACTCTGCTTGGGGTAAAGAGCATGGCCTCTTTACCGAAGCATGGAAGCCATTGTGGGTAGTAGATTTCCCGATGTTTGATTACGACGAAGGCGAAGCCCGTTGGGTTGCTTGCCATCATCCATTCACCAGCCCGAAGGATGAGCACATGAAGTACCTCGAGTCTGATCCAGGCAAGTGCTTGGCTAAGGCTTATGACATGGTTCTAAATGGTAGTGAAATCGGCGGCGGTTCTGTTCGTATTCACCAAGAGGCGGTACAAAGTCAGGTTTTCCGCGCATTGAAGATTGGTGCTGAAGAAGCTCAAGCAAAGTTTGGCTTTTTATTAGATGCACTTCAATACGGTGCGCCCCCACATGGCGGTATTGCCTTCGGCTTAGATCGTATTGTGACCATGATGACTGGTGCTGAGTCCATTCGTGATGTCATTGCTTTCCCTAAAACACAACGTGCACAATGCTTATTAACCCAAGCGCCTAGCCCAGTAGATGAGCGTCAGTTGCGTGAGTTGCATATCCGCTTGCGCCAAGCAGCGCCGGCTGTTTAA
- a CDS encoding DUF502 domain-containing protein has translation MKKYFIAGILVWAPLSITVWVIAGGLGLLDGVFGSVMHAIIMVLPHDAAIDVQHFRDLPGVGIVIVIAVIMFTGLLAISFAGQWWLKIWDKFVNRIPIVRSIYSSVQQVSSTLFSGNGQAFSKALLIRYPHADSWVIAFQTGTPAKEVTAKLGEDYVNVFLPTTPNPTSGFFMIVPRAQTIELEMSVEEALKHIVSMGSVPPNNSSALTSHESPRHF, from the coding sequence ATGAAAAAATACTTTATCGCTGGCATCCTGGTTTGGGCACCATTGTCAATCACCGTTTGGGTGATTGCCGGGGGCTTGGGTTTACTCGACGGTGTTTTTGGTTCGGTAATGCACGCCATCATTATGGTTCTTCCCCATGATGCTGCAATAGATGTCCAACACTTCCGCGACCTCCCAGGCGTTGGAATTGTGATTGTAATTGCAGTGATTATGTTCACCGGACTACTGGCAATTAGTTTTGCTGGCCAGTGGTGGTTAAAGATTTGGGATAAGTTTGTCAATCGCATTCCGATTGTTCGTTCCATCTACTCAAGCGTTCAACAAGTTTCTTCCACTTTATTTTCTGGAAATGGTCAGGCCTTTAGTAAGGCTCTGTTGATTCGTTATCCTCATGCGGACTCTTGGGTGATTGCATTTCAAACCGGCACGCCTGCAAAAGAAGTGACGGCTAAGCTCGGCGAAGACTACGTCAATGTATTTTTGCCCACCACGCCAAATCCTACCTCCGGATTTTTTATGATCGTACCTCGTGCGCAAACGATTGAGTTGGAGATGAGTGTAGAAGAGGCATTGAAACATATTGTTTCCATGGGCTCGGTTCCACCAAATAATTCTAGTGCTCTGACTTCACATGAGTCACCACGCCATTTTTGA
- the ubiB gene encoding ubiquinone biosynthesis regulatory protein kinase UbiB, translating to MRRIARLCFIFFTAWRYGLLPLLRDVLKSGVGRSFLTVVCWTSPGTKLPRGERIRLTLEALGPIFVKFGQVLSTRRDLLPEDIANELAKLQDQVPPFSNAESRRLIEEAIGQPIEEVFISFDATPVASASVAQVHFGVLRATDKHPEWAHKTVAIKVLRPGILPVIEGDLALMYDLAKVIEKSSEDGRRLKPTENVAEFDTYLHDELDLMREAGNASQLRRYFADSKKLMIPEMYWDLCHTNVIVMQKMDGISIGRTADLRAAGVDFKKLAADGVEIFFTQVFEYGFFHADMHPGNIMISLEPETFGRFISLDFGIVGALSESDKNYLALNFLAFFNRDYRRVAELHIESGWVPANTRVEELEGAVRSVCEPYFDRPLKEISLGIVLMRLFQTSRRFKIEIQPQLTLLQKTLLNVEGLARELDPDLDLWKTAKPILEKWVDKQLGWRGLLDGLKEEAPTWAKILPTLPRLIADSLAQSRHQTKDQNGELEVLKALLLEERRTHRLIAGALLFAGGFLAGILIISLGIY from the coding sequence GTGCGTCGAATTGCTCGTCTCTGTTTTATATTTTTTACTGCTTGGCGTTATGGTTTATTGCCTTTATTGCGCGATGTTCTTAAATCAGGAGTTGGCCGTAGCTTTTTGACAGTCGTTTGTTGGACTTCTCCTGGTACTAAATTACCAAGAGGAGAGCGCATTCGCTTAACCCTTGAAGCGCTTGGTCCGATTTTTGTAAAGTTTGGACAAGTGCTTTCCACGCGTCGTGACTTGTTACCAGAAGATATTGCCAATGAGTTGGCAAAGTTACAAGATCAAGTACCGCCGTTTTCTAATGCAGAGTCTCGTCGTTTAATTGAAGAGGCTATTGGTCAGCCTATCGAAGAGGTATTCATTAGCTTTGATGCAACCCCGGTAGCAAGTGCCTCGGTTGCACAAGTGCATTTTGGAGTGTTGCGCGCCACCGACAAACATCCTGAATGGGCCCATAAAACGGTAGCGATCAAAGTATTGCGCCCTGGTATCTTGCCAGTAATTGAAGGTGATCTGGCCTTGATGTATGACTTAGCAAAAGTCATTGAAAAGAGTTCTGAGGATGGTCGTCGCTTGAAACCGACTGAGAACGTTGCAGAGTTTGACACTTACTTGCATGATGAATTAGATCTGATGCGCGAGGCAGGAAACGCAAGTCAATTACGTCGCTATTTTGCAGATTCTAAGAAGTTGATGATTCCAGAGATGTATTGGGATCTATGTCACACCAATGTCATTGTGATGCAAAAAATGGATGGCATTTCAATTGGACGCACCGCAGACTTGCGTGCAGCTGGCGTAGATTTTAAGAAGTTGGCAGCTGATGGCGTAGAGATATTTTTCACACAAGTATTTGAGTACGGATTTTTCCACGCAGATATGCATCCTGGAAACATCATGATTAGTTTGGAGCCAGAAACTTTTGGCCGATTTATTTCTTTAGACTTTGGAATCGTTGGCGCTCTCAGCGAATCGGATAAGAATTATTTAGCGCTGAACTTTTTGGCGTTCTTTAATCGTGACTATCGCCGCGTTGCTGAACTTCATATTGAATCTGGTTGGGTTCCGGCGAATACGCGCGTTGAAGAATTAGAGGGGGCTGTGCGTTCTGTTTGTGAGCCTTACTTTGATCGTCCACTCAAAGAGATTTCTCTTGGAATTGTGTTGATGCGTTTGTTCCAGACCTCACGTCGCTTTAAGATCGAAATACAGCCTCAATTGACCCTGTTGCAAAAAACACTCTTAAATGTAGAAGGGTTGGCGCGTGAGCTAGACCCAGATTTGGATCTTTGGAAAACCGCTAAGCCAATTTTGGAAAAATGGGTTGATAAGCAGCTCGGTTGGCGCGGTTTGCTGGACGGGCTGAAGGAAGAGGCGCCTACTTGGGCCAAAATTCTGCCTACTTTGCCGCGTTTAATTGCTGATAGTTTGGCTCAAAGCCGTCATCAAACAAAAGACCAAAATGGCGAATTAGAGGTCTTAAAAGCCCTTTTGCTTGAAGAAAGACGTACTCACCGCCTGATAGCTGGGGCTTTGCTCTTTGCTGGAGGATTTTTGGCTGGAATTTTGATCATCAGCCTAGGCATTTATTAG
- a CDS encoding SCP2 domain-containing protein, producing the protein MNTISSSTHTIAAGAACRGINHVLGREPWACAELAKHAEKTVLIQLPFGRLCFEINPVGRLEVLRELESPTLALEVSVKAMSDLVASPGNLKEQAFKAVKITGDADLAQLIGRLAGQLRWEYEEDLARIVGDAPANFAVRQGKKFVSATRSAASDLLDNVIEYVSEERKILLNKRDFMVRKSELNDLRDSVDRLEKRIQLIEQKVK; encoded by the coding sequence ATGAACACAATATCCTCTTCAACCCATACGATTGCTGCCGGAGCTGCTTGCCGAGGAATTAACCACGTCTTGGGGCGAGAGCCATGGGCGTGCGCTGAGCTAGCAAAGCATGCAGAGAAGACGGTACTTATTCAACTTCCTTTTGGGCGCTTGTGTTTTGAGATTAATCCTGTTGGACGCTTAGAGGTCTTAAGAGAGTTGGAAAGCCCTACACTTGCCTTAGAGGTGTCTGTAAAAGCGATGAGTGATTTGGTGGCTAGCCCTGGCAATTTAAAGGAACAAGCTTTCAAAGCTGTCAAAATTACTGGTGATGCAGATTTGGCTCAATTGATTGGACGTTTAGCGGGCCAGTTGCGCTGGGAATATGAGGAAGATCTGGCGCGTATAGTTGGTGATGCGCCTGCAAATTTTGCTGTCAGACAAGGTAAGAAATTTGTTTCTGCTACGCGTTCTGCCGCCAGTGACTTATTGGACAATGTGATTGAGTATGTCAGTGAAGAGCGAAAGATCCTTTTAAATAAACGCGATTTTATGGTTCGCAAATCCGAGTTAAATGACTTACGCGATTCAGTAGATCGTTTAGAAAAACGTATTCAACTCATAGAGCAAAAGGTTAAATAA
- a CDS encoding Tim44 domain-containing protein has translation MNKHFFKAVLLSFTLIFATVGHVDAARLGGGKSIGKAPSAPIQKQAQPAQKQAQQAQPAAPAPQAPAPSRFGGMGGLLGGLAAGLGIGYLLSHFGLGEAASSLITGLLIAVLAGFVIMFVIRRFLPAMSGAGQNANAPTPVMQRASLNQNPRQDPAFTPVANAFAGISQEPELFHSTLPPGFDQQAFLENAKQYFVTLQKAWDQGDLAALREFATPEMFATIQQDLAGRTDSANQTDVVTINARLLGIETADAHYFCSVQFSGMIREQQGAPASDFSEIWNLSKPVEGPGGWVLAGISQLV, from the coding sequence ATGAACAAACATTTTTTTAAAGCAGTTTTATTAAGCTTTACTTTGATATTCGCAACAGTGGGTCACGTTGATGCAGCGCGTCTTGGTGGCGGCAAAAGTATCGGTAAAGCTCCCAGTGCTCCAATTCAAAAGCAAGCTCAACCTGCACAAAAGCAAGCTCAGCAAGCTCAACCTGCAGCTCCAGCACCACAAGCGCCAGCGCCTAGTCGTTTTGGTGGCATGGGTGGCCTCTTAGGTGGGTTAGCTGCTGGTTTAGGTATTGGCTATCTCTTATCGCATTTTGGTCTGGGTGAGGCAGCCTCTTCCCTGATTACCGGTTTGTTGATTGCGGTGCTGGCTGGTTTTGTCATCATGTTTGTGATTCGCAGGTTCTTGCCTGCTATGTCAGGCGCAGGGCAGAATGCAAATGCACCTACCCCTGTTATGCAGCGAGCGAGCCTTAATCAAAATCCCAGACAAGACCCGGCTTTTACTCCTGTAGCAAATGCTTTTGCTGGTATTTCACAGGAGCCTGAGCTATTTCATTCCACGCTGCCACCAGGCTTTGATCAGCAAGCCTTCTTAGAGAATGCAAAACAGTATTTTGTGACCTTACAAAAAGCCTGGGATCAAGGGGACCTTGCTGCATTGCGTGAATTCGCTACCCCTGAAATGTTTGCAACCATTCAGCAGGACTTAGCGGGTCGGACTGATAGCGCCAACCAAACTGATGTTGTGACGATTAATGCGCGGTTATTGGGAATCGAAACTGCAGATGCGCATTACTTCTGCAGCGTTCAGTTCAGCGGTATGATCCGTGAGCAACAGGGAGCGCCAGCCAGTGATTTCTCAGAAATCTGGAATTTAAGCAAGCCAGTAGAGGGTCCTGGAGGTTGGGTACTAGCGGGTATCTCCCAGTTAGTTTAA
- the ubiE gene encoding bifunctional demethylmenaquinone methyltransferase/2-methoxy-6-polyprenyl-1,4-benzoquinol methylase UbiE, translating to MSKTHFGYQSVDEAEKAGKVAEVFHSVASKYDVMNDLMSFGLHRVWKKITIASANVRPGQKVLDIAGGTGDLASAFAKATDWGRNPDAQVWLSDINASMLGVGRDRLLDQGMALPCVQFDAEKIPFPNNHFDVVTVAFGLRNMTHKELALGEMCRVIKPGGRVLVLEFSKPDAFLQPVYDLYSFKVLPWLGEKIAQDSESYRYLAESIRMHPDADTLKEMMLGVGFDEVQTHRMTGGIVALHIGIKY from the coding sequence ATGAGTAAAACCCACTTTGGCTATCAAAGCGTTGACGAAGCCGAGAAGGCTGGTAAGGTTGCTGAGGTATTTCATTCGGTAGCTAGCAAATACGATGTGATGAATGACTTAATGTCTTTCGGCCTACATCGCGTTTGGAAAAAGATCACGATTGCAAGTGCAAATGTACGTCCTGGCCAAAAAGTGCTGGATATTGCTGGCGGCACTGGCGACCTAGCTAGCGCATTTGCCAAGGCGACGGATTGGGGTCGTAATCCTGATGCTCAAGTTTGGTTGAGTGATATCAATGCTTCAATGTTAGGTGTCGGTCGAGATCGTTTGTTAGACCAGGGCATGGCCTTGCCTTGTGTGCAATTTGATGCGGAAAAAATTCCGTTCCCTAATAACCATTTTGATGTTGTAACCGTTGCTTTTGGTTTGCGCAATATGACTCATAAAGAGCTTGCACTTGGCGAAATGTGTCGCGTGATTAAGCCAGGGGGCCGCGTACTCGTCTTGGAGTTTTCCAAGCCAGATGCCTTCCTGCAACCTGTATATGACCTGTATTCATTTAAAGTGCTGCCTTGGTTGGGTGAAAAAATAGCGCAAGATTCAGAAAGCTATCGCTATTTGGCAGAATCTATCCGCATGCACCCTGACGCGGATACCCTCAAAGAGATGATGCTGGGGGTTGGTTTTGACGAAGTGCAAACCCATAGAATGACTGGGGGTATCGTTGCCTTACATATTGGTATTAAATACTGA
- a CDS encoding gamma-butyrobetaine hydroxylase-like domain-containing protein → MIPTNVVVHQQSKVLELSYDDGSSYRLPFELLRVLSPSAEVQGHGPGQETLQTGKREVLIASLEPVGHYALKPTFSDGHDSGLYSWDYLYFLCENQEQVWKEHLDKLAAAGLDRDAPMVQAGHSHGHSCGSH, encoded by the coding sequence ATGATTCCAACGAATGTTGTTGTGCACCAGCAGTCCAAGGTTCTTGAGCTCTCTTATGACGACGGCTCTTCATATCGACTGCCTTTTGAATTATTGAGGGTACTTTCTCCATCGGCAGAAGTTCAGGGTCACGGCCCTGGTCAAGAGACTTTGCAAACGGGTAAGCGCGAGGTATTGATTGCCAGTCTGGAGCCTGTCGGTCATTACGCACTGAAACCCACTTTTTCTGATGGGCATGATTCAGGCTTATATTCTTGGGATTACTTGTATTTCTTGTGCGAAAACCAAGAGCAAGTATGGAAAGAGCATTTGGATAAATTGGCTGCTGCAGGTCTTGATCGTGATGCGCCGATGGTGCAGGCAGGACACTCACATGGCCACTCTTGTGGAAGTCACTAA